A region of Methyloversatilis discipulorum DNA encodes the following proteins:
- a CDS encoding shikimate kinase — protein sequence MEHSDNIFLVGMMGAGKTTVGRQLARRLRKRFVDCDHEIEARTGVSIPTIFEIEGEAGFRRREAATIEALAHETGLVLATGGGAVLDPMNRQNLKAGGWVVYLDVPPDILWSRTRGDRNRPLLQVDDPRARVRELHGLRDPLYREVADFIAESGQGSPLSIVRKLEREYLNRCAA from the coding sequence GTGGAACATAGCGACAACATTTTTCTGGTCGGCATGATGGGCGCCGGCAAAACGACCGTCGGGCGTCAGCTCGCGCGCAGGCTGCGCAAGCGCTTCGTCGACTGCGATCACGAGATCGAGGCGCGCACCGGCGTCAGCATCCCGACCATCTTCGAGATCGAGGGCGAAGCCGGCTTTCGTCGGCGTGAGGCGGCGACCATCGAAGCGCTGGCGCACGAAACCGGGCTGGTGCTGGCCACCGGCGGCGGTGCGGTGCTCGATCCGATGAATCGACAGAACCTGAAGGCCGGTGGCTGGGTGGTCTATCTCGACGTGCCGCCCGACATACTGTGGTCGCGTACCCGCGGCGATCGCAATCGGCCGCTGCTGCAGGTCGACGATCCGCGCGCCCGCGTGCGCGAACTTCACGGCCTGCGCGACCCTCTGTACCGGGAGGTCGCTGATTTCATCGCCGAAAGTGGCCAGGGCAGCCCGCTGTCCATCGTGCGGAAACTTGAACGGGAATACCTGAACCGATGCGCAGCCTGA
- the aroB gene encoding 3-dehydroquinate synthase translates to MRSLNVALDERAYDIHIGRGLIDRGDLFASVLKRKRAVVISNDIVAPLYAARVLDALDSVGVAHQLVVLPDGEAHKDWATLNLIFDALLGARVERSTTLIALGGGVIGDMVGFAAATYQRGVPFIQVPTTLLSQVDSSVGGKTAINHPLGKNMIGAFYQPKLVLADIDTLDTLPDRELKAGLAEVIKYGLIRDREFFDWLEVNMPRLLARDTEALAFAIERSCRNKAEVVIEDETEAGVRAHLNLGHTFGHAIETGLGYGEWLHGEAVAAGTLMAAELSRRLGWLNDDDIARIRRIHESAGLALRGPKLGVDRYLELMSHDKKVEAGKLRLVLLKRIGEAVVYGDAPAADIAASIEHCCANA, encoded by the coding sequence ATGCGCAGCCTGAACGTGGCGCTCGATGAGCGCGCCTACGACATCCATATCGGTCGCGGCCTGATAGACCGCGGCGACCTCTTCGCGTCGGTGCTCAAGCGCAAGCGCGCCGTGGTCATCAGCAACGACATCGTTGCGCCGCTCTACGCGGCACGCGTACTCGATGCACTGGATTCGGTCGGCGTCGCCCATCAGCTGGTCGTGCTGCCGGACGGCGAGGCGCACAAGGACTGGGCAACGCTGAACCTTATTTTCGACGCGCTGCTCGGCGCCCGCGTCGAGCGCTCGACCACGCTGATCGCGCTCGGCGGCGGTGTCATCGGCGACATGGTCGGTTTCGCCGCGGCGACCTACCAGCGCGGCGTGCCCTTCATCCAGGTGCCGACGACGCTGCTGTCCCAGGTCGATTCGTCGGTCGGCGGCAAGACCGCGATCAACCATCCGCTCGGCAAGAACATGATCGGCGCCTTCTACCAGCCCAAACTGGTGCTGGCCGACATCGATACGCTGGACACCTTGCCTGACCGCGAACTGAAGGCTGGTCTGGCCGAAGTGATCAAGTACGGTCTGATCCGCGACCGCGAATTCTTCGACTGGCTGGAAGTCAATATGCCGCGCCTGCTGGCGCGCGACACCGAAGCGCTGGCCTTCGCCATCGAGCGCTCCTGCCGCAACAAGGCGGAGGTGGTGATCGAGGACGAAACCGAAGCCGGCGTGCGCGCCCACCTCAACCTCGGCCATACCTTCGGCCACGCCATCGAAACCGGGCTGGGCTACGGCGAATGGCTGCATGGGGAGGCGGTAGCGGCCGGCACGCTGATGGCGGCAGAACTGTCGCGTCGGCTCGGCTGGCTGAACGACGACGATATCGCCCGCATCCGCCGCATCCACGAATCCGCCGGCCTGGCGCTGCGCGGGCCGAAGCTGGGCGTCGATCGCTATCTCGAACTGATGTCGCACGACAAGAAGGTCGAAGCCGGCAAGCTGCGGCTGGTGCTGCTCAAGCGCATCGGCGAGGCGGTCGTGTACGGCGATGCCCCGGCGGCCGACATCGCTGCTTCCATCGAGCACTGCTGCGCGAATGCCTGA
- a CDS encoding deoxyguanosinetriphosphate triphosphohydrolase: MPELAPYAACDENSRGRRFPEDSPHGRSQFQRDRDRIVHSTAFRRLEYKTQVFVNHEGDLFRTRLTHSIEVAQIARSIARALRVNEDLAEAVSIAHDLGHTPFGHAGQDALNECMRDYGGFEHNLQSLRTVDLLEERYGAFDGLNLTFETREGILKHCSPARARELGELGQRFLDRTQPTIEAQICNLADEIAYNNHDVDDGLRSGLITLEQLEEVPIFARFRREVVDLYPQIAGRRLIHEAIRRMINAQVIDLVGETTSRIEAAALRSIDDVRAGPVLVAYSETMRAEQLKLKQFLRDNLYRHYQVLRMTAKARRIIAELFGAFMDDPRLLPPQYQLMARDDKPRAIADYIAGMTDRYAMREHRRLFAVGEI, from the coding sequence ATGCCTGAGCTCGCACCCTACGCCGCCTGCGACGAGAATTCGCGCGGACGCCGCTTTCCGGAAGATTCGCCGCACGGGCGCAGCCAGTTCCAGCGAGACCGCGACCGCATCGTGCACAGCACGGCCTTCCGCCGGCTCGAGTACAAGACCCAGGTTTTCGTCAATCACGAAGGCGATCTCTTCCGCACCCGGCTCACGCACAGCATCGAGGTCGCGCAGATCGCGCGCTCGATCGCGCGTGCCCTGCGGGTGAATGAGGATCTGGCCGAGGCGGTGTCGATTGCCCACGACCTCGGCCACACGCCTTTCGGCCACGCCGGTCAGGACGCGCTGAACGAATGCATGCGCGACTACGGCGGTTTCGAGCACAACCTGCAGAGCCTGCGCACGGTCGATCTGCTGGAAGAGCGCTACGGCGCTTTCGACGGCCTGAACCTCACCTTCGAAACGCGCGAGGGCATCCTCAAGCACTGTTCGCCGGCGCGTGCGCGCGAACTGGGCGAATTGGGCCAGCGCTTCCTCGACCGCACGCAGCCGACCATCGAAGCGCAGATCTGCAATCTGGCCGACGAAATCGCCTACAACAATCACGACGTCGACGACGGCCTGCGCTCGGGCCTGATCACGCTGGAACAGCTGGAAGAGGTGCCGATCTTCGCCCGCTTCCGCCGCGAGGTGGTCGATCTGTACCCGCAGATCGCCGGCCGGCGTCTGATCCACGAGGCGATCCGCCGCATGATCAATGCGCAAGTGATTGATCTGGTGGGGGAAACGACGAGTCGCATCGAAGCCGCCGCGCTGCGCTCCATCGACGACGTGCGTGCCGGCCCGGTGCTGGTTGCCTACAGCGAAACGATGCGGGCCGAGCAGCTCAAGCTCAAACAGTTCCTGCGCGACAATCTTTACCGCCACTATCAGGTGCTGCGCATGACGGCCAAGGCGCGCCGCATCATCGCCGAACTGTTCGGCGCCTTCATGGACGATCCGCGCCTGCTGCCGCCGCAGTATCAGCTCATGGCCCGCGACGACAAGCCGCGTGCCATCGCCGACTACATCGCCGGCATGACTGACCGTTACGCGATGCGCGAGCATCGCCGCCTGTTCGCGGTCGGCGAGATCTGA